The proteins below are encoded in one region of Clostridium estertheticum:
- a CDS encoding sensor histidine kinase, with translation MNDSFYRQVTKQMVVRLKEEEEIAERAAELINTNKELAFQIGEKADRTAELINANNELAFLIGEKAERAAELINANNELAFLRGEKAERAAELVVANKELAFQIGEKADRAAELIIVNRELAFQIGEKADRAAELIIVNKELAFQSGEKEDREAELIVANKELIIANKTQGEFLVNISHELKTPLNVIFSTAQLFDMYCKSGSLDNKKNSIVKYIESIKQNSYRLSKLINNIVDLSKIEAGFFKLNLSNNNIITVVEEIVMSVTSLVECKGLNIIFDTDVEEKIIACDTEKIERIVLNLISNAIKFSDEGDQIVVDIKDKNEFVEISVKDNGIGIEEGHLNMIFDRFKQVDKSLSRNTEGTGVGLSLVKSIVELLGGNIYVESEYGKGSKFTVKLPSEKVLQENKIYSNEMRSKNQSIRVELSDIYL, from the coding sequence ATGAATGATTCTTTTTACAGACAGGTAACAAAGCAAATGGTGGTAAGACTTAAAGAAGAAGAGGAGATAGCAGAAAGGGCAGCCGAGTTAATTAACACTAATAAGGAGCTTGCCTTTCAAATTGGAGAGAAAGCAGATAGGACAGCAGAGTTAATTAACGCTAATAATGAGCTTGCCTTTCTAATTGGAGAAAAAGCAGAAAGGGCAGCAGAATTAATTAACGCTAATAATGAGCTTGCTTTTCTAAGAGGAGAGAAAGCAGAAAGGGCGGCAGAGTTAGTTGTTGCTAATAAGGAACTTGCTTTTCAAATTGGAGAAAAAGCAGATAGGGCAGCAGAATTAATTATAGTTAATAGAGAGCTTGCCTTTCAAATTGGAGAGAAGGCGGATAGGGCGGCAGAGTTAATTATTGTTAATAAGGAGCTTGCATTTCAAAGTGGCGAGAAAGAAGACCGGGAAGCAGAGTTAATTGTCGCTAATAAAGAGTTAATCATTGCGAATAAGACTCAGGGAGAATTCCTCGTTAACATATCTCATGAACTTAAAACGCCATTAAATGTTATTTTTTCAACAGCTCAGTTATTTGATATGTATTGTAAGAGTGGTTCATTAGATAATAAGAAGAATTCAATTGTTAAATATATAGAATCAATCAAGCAAAATTCTTATAGATTATCTAAGCTTATCAATAATATAGTTGATCTATCAAAGATTGAGGCAGGTTTCTTTAAATTGAACTTATCAAATAACAATATAATCACAGTTGTAGAGGAAATAGTTATGTCTGTAACTAGTTTGGTTGAGTGTAAAGGTCTAAATATTATTTTTGATACGGATGTAGAAGAAAAAATTATTGCTTGCGATACAGAAAAGATAGAGAGAATAGTATTAAATCTTATATCAAATGCGATAAAATTTTCAGATGAAGGTGATCAAATAGTTGTAGACATTAAGGATAAGAATGAATTTGTTGAAATATCAGTTAAAGATAATGGCATAGGAATTGAAGAAGGGCACTTAAATATGATATTTGATAGATTTAAGCAGGTAGACAAATCATTATCAAGGAATACAGAAGGTACAGGTGTTGGCTTAAGTTTAGTTAAGTCCATTGTAGAATTACTTGGCGGTAACATATATGTTGAAAGTGAATATGGAAAAGGAAGTAAGTTTACAGTTAAGCTTCCTTCAGAAAAGGTACTTCAGGAAAATAAGATATATAGTAACGAAATGAGAAGCAAAAATCAAAGCATACGAGTTGAGCTTTCGGATATTTATTTGTAA